The following are encoded together in the Gordonia insulae genome:
- a CDS encoding fumarylacetoacetate hydrolase family protein produces MKRSIPSYGLGTFSDDRHTFAGVVAGERVLEIADDTLVNGAATVLALLDEWDATRRHLPRLAETARDSGTLLTDLRIHEPLRPRHIIQAGANYRSHVMEIIVSGREPDDMRSEDELYAAAGKMLDDRAATGSAFLFAGLDSAMCGADDDIHLIGESRQTDWEAELAVVIGRRTDNVTRADALEHVAGFTIANDISARDLQFPAEHRPLGGDWLRAKNRPTFLPVGPFLVPADNIDDYRDLEITLDLNGQRMQQDRAANLIFDVESLVAQASQIAPLLPGDLILTGSPAGNGGKWQRWLQPGDTLTTAITGLSHLHNTCIAPTAQPAASKGNNQ; encoded by the coding sequence ATGAAGCGATCGATTCCCTCCTACGGGCTGGGTACATTCAGCGATGATCGGCACACCTTCGCCGGAGTCGTCGCGGGGGAACGGGTACTCGAGATCGCTGACGACACCCTGGTCAACGGTGCCGCGACCGTGCTCGCGCTCCTCGACGAGTGGGATGCGACACGCCGGCATCTGCCGCGACTGGCCGAAACCGCCCGGGACAGTGGGACTCTGCTGACGGATTTGCGGATACACGAGCCGCTTCGCCCGAGGCACATCATCCAGGCTGGCGCGAACTACCGCAGCCATGTCATGGAGATCATCGTCTCCGGCCGTGAACCCGACGACATGCGCTCCGAGGACGAGCTCTACGCCGCTGCCGGCAAGATGCTCGACGATCGCGCGGCCACAGGTAGCGCATTCCTCTTCGCCGGCCTCGATTCGGCCATGTGCGGCGCCGACGACGATATCCACCTGATCGGCGAGTCCCGCCAAACCGATTGGGAGGCTGAGCTGGCCGTCGTCATCGGAAGGCGCACCGACAACGTGACGCGAGCCGACGCCCTCGAGCACGTCGCCGGCTTCACGATCGCCAATGACATCAGCGCACGCGATCTACAGTTCCCGGCCGAGCATCGCCCCCTCGGCGGCGATTGGCTGCGAGCCAAGAACAGACCAACGTTCCTTCCGGTCGGACCGTTCCTCGTTCCCGCCGACAACATCGATGACTACCGAGACCTCGAGATCACTCTCGATCTCAACGGGCAGCGGATGCAGCAAGATCGGGCCGCCAACTTGATCTTCGACGTGGAGTCGCTCGTCGCACAGGCGTCGCAGATAGCCCCGTTGCTACCCGGCGACCTCATCCTGACCGGGAGCCCGGCCGGCAACGGCGGCAAGTGGCAGCGCTGGCTACAACCCGGGGACACCCTCACGACGGCCATCACCGGGCTCTCGCATCTGCACAACACCTGCATAGCTCCGACT